A single window of Rhodamnia argentea isolate NSW1041297 chromosome 5, ASM2092103v1, whole genome shotgun sequence DNA harbors:
- the LOC115727571 gene encoding fasciclin-like arabinogalactan protein 19 — MASPAVANPKAALVVFFGTLVFTLLSLPDGATCIPVEELDTALAAVRSHGYNLTANAIAASDLRFDLLSTASLTIFAPVDSAIFALGMTLPAPAYISALRSHVVPRRLSAADLRHIRSNSVFPTLLPSRSLCVTVSQHSNAIAVDGVELVVLGVFYGPGVAVHGLRGALSIRSQFGAIEGSAPPPVLRRRSSSIFFRVPKVAWPSSRVNDHSGQPAVNLTDSSPPESQESYLLSPEAPPYTAPEIQPLSVPLPSQAEISSVAPMGKDSGDGDRRGRFGLPGNLMLTTMPLFNGGGGREGSLRISEPFNEETMSIEEVLEDDDEFWDEDPHLA; from the coding sequence ATGGCGTCGCCGGCCGTCGCCAACCCCAAAGCCGCCCTTGTCGTCTTCTTTGGGACGCTGGTCTTCACGCTCCTCAGCCTCCCTGACGGCGCGACCTGCATCCCCGTTGAAGAGCTCGACACCGCGCTCGCCGCCGTCCGCTCCCACGGCTACAACCTCACCGCCAATGCCATCGCCGCATCTGACCTCCGCTTTGACCTCCTCTCCACTGCCTCCCTCACCATCTTCGCCCCGGTTGACTCTGCTATCTTCGCCCTCGGCATGACCCTCCCTGCACCTGCCTACATCTCCgccctccgctcccatgtggtCCCCCGCCGCCTCTCCGCCGCAGACCTCCGCCACATCCGTTCCAACTCCGTGTTCCCCACACTCCTCCCCTCGCGGTCTCTCTGCGTGACCGTGAGCCAGCATTCCAACGCAATTGCGGTGGACGGCGTGGAGCTGGTGGTGCTCGGGGTTTTCTATGGCCCTGGCGTGGCAGTGCACGGGCTCCGTGGCGCTCTGAGCATCCGGTCTCAGTTTGGAGCAATCGAAGGCAGTGCTCCTCCTCCAGTACTTCGCCGTCGCTCCAGTTCAATCTTTTTCCGGGTTCCCAAGGTTGCTTGGCCGTCCAGCCGCGTGAATGATCATTCTGGTCAGCCCGCTGTCAACCTCACTGATTCGTCGCCTCCAGAATCACAAGAGAGCTATTTGCTGTCGCCGGAGGCTCCGCCATACACAGCGCCGGAGATTCAACCCTTGTCAGTCCCTTTGCCCTCCCAGGCGGAGATTAGTTCTGTTGCTCCAATGGGTAAGGACAGTGGCGATGGTGACAGGAGAGGAAGATTTGGGCTTCCGGGTAATCTGATGCTGACAACGATGCCGCTGTTCAACGGGGGTGGCGGGCGAGAGGGTTCTCTCAGGATATCCGAGCCTTTCAACGAGGAAACCATGTCCATTGAGGAAGTCCTTGAGGACGATGATGAGTTTTGGGATGAGGATCCCCACTTGGCTTGA